A window of Methanobacterium sp. genomic DNA:
TTACTATTTATTGCCATATCTGGACTTTCTGCCCATGTAACTGGAGCGGTGGTCGCTTTCACTGAAAAACCAGTTATAGGGGTGCCATGCTCAATAAAAATGGGAGGATTTGATGCCCTTCTATCCATGGTAAACATGCCTCCGGGAGTGCCAGTCGCTACTCTGGGTATAGATTCAGGGGGAAATGCAGCAATTTTAGCCGCTGAAATTCTTAGCATTGGTGATGATCTGATTAAAAAAGAACTTAAGAGGTTTAAAGGCAATATAAATTGTAAAAGATAGATTCTCCAACATATGCGTATATTTTTTTCATTCGCCCTCTATATTACCTGAATTCGAATTAAGATTTAATTTTCGTAAAATAATCGTAGGATACACTAAATACAAGGCACATGTTAAACATATCCATTCAACAATCCAAAATCATGAACCTTTAGAAATAATAAAATTAAAGAAAAGAAATAAATATAGTATGCATAACTGATTGTCATTCGCTGCAAACACCAATATTTTATACAATTCAGGAATAAACAGAGTTTACATGATTAATTATAATAACTAGTGGTGAATTCATGCAAAACTTCTTAAAAACAATTAAAGATGATTTTAATTTCATAGAAATTAGTGATGAGGTCTCAACTAACCTTGAAGCTGCAGGAATTTTACGTAAATATCCTAGAGATGTTATCTTATTGGAAAACATCAAGGAATCAGACATTAAAGTAATAGCTGGGATTTGCAATACTCGTGAAAAGATCGCCAAGGCTTTAAATACTGATGTAGTTGGAATAACCAAAAAAATAATGGATGCAACCAAAAACCCTGTCCCTATACATGATCAAAGGAGTGTTCAAGACATTTTTCATATTTCAGAACAGCCAAATCTTAATAAACTCCCTATCTTAACTCATTATCAACGTGACGGAGGCCCCTATATCACTTCAGGGGTGATAGTTGCCAAAGATCCTGATACAGGAGTACGCAATGCATCCATTCATCGCATGCTCCTACTAGGGAAAGATAGACTCACCGCACGGATAGTACCTCGCCATCTTTATACTTATCATAAAAGAGCAGAAGAACTGGATGAACCTTTAGAACTGGCCATTGCCATTGGAATGCATCCTGCTACTTTGCTGGCCACCACTATTTCGGTGCCTATTAATGTGGATGAATTGGAAGTGGCAAATAACTTCCATCAAGGTGGAATGAATCTCGTAAAATGCGAAAATGTTGATATTGAAGTTCCTGAGTGTGAAATTTTACTTGAAGGTAGGATGTTACCTCATGAAAGAGCAGAAGAGGGGCCATTTGTAGACCTAACAGACACTTATGATGTTGTGCGTCAGGAACCAATAATTGAATTAGATAAGATGCACTACAAAGAAGATTCCATATACCATGCCATAATGCCTGCTGGTTTCGAGCACAAGCTCTTACAAGGCCTTCCACAGGAACCTCGAATATTTAATGCAGTTCAAAACACAGTACCAACAGTTAAGAATGTAGCTCTTACTGAAGGTGGATGTTGCTGGCTCCACGCTGTAATTTCAATTCAGAAACAGACCCAAGGAGACGCTAAAAACGTTATGATGGCTGCATTAGCTGCCCATCCTTCACTTAAACATTGTGTAGTTGTAGATGAGGATATAAACCTTTTTGATGCTGAAGATGTGGAGTATGCAATTGCCACCCGGGTTCGGGGTGATGAAGACATTTTAATAGTCCCTGGATCCCGAGGATCTTCTTTGGATCCCTGTGCAAAATCAGATGGAACCACTACTAAAATGGGAGTGGATGCAACTAAACCTCTAGATCAATTGGATAAATTTGAACGTGTTAGCTTTTCAGAATAAGTCTACTAACGAGTATTTAATTTCCAAACCAATCAACAAATGCTATTCCAACATCTTTTTAAATTACAATGTCAATCTTAGCCCCACATTCAGGGCATTTATCTTTTTTAAGTTTGTTGTTTACTATGTGAAAGCCATCTCTTTCTATAAGTAGTTCTTTGCATTCTGGACAATTAGTGTTTTCTCCATTACTGCCCGGCACATTCCCCACATAAACATATTTAATCCCTGCATCCATTGCCATTTTCTGGGCTTTTTCAAGAGTTTCTACAGGGGTAGGAGATAACTTGTTCATTTTGTAATGAGGATAAAATCTAGTGAAATGTAATGGAATCCCAATATCCACATCAGCCACAAATTCCACTAGAGATTTTAAGTCTTCCTCTGAATCATTATGACCGGGTATCACCAGATTGGTTATTTCAATGTGAATACCTTTTTCATGCATTGTCCGGATATTTTCCAAGACTGGTTCTACACGGGCCTGACAGAGTTCCTGGTAAAACTTATCAGACATACTTTTCAAATCCACATTGGCGGCGTCCAAGTAAGGAGCAATCAGATCCAAGGTTTCATCACTCATATAACCATTGGTGACATATACAGTCTTCAAATCTTTTTTCTGAGCAAGTTTAGCAGAATCATAAGTGTATTCAAACCACATTGTAGGTTCATTGTAAGTCCAAGAAATAGACTTGCAGTGATTTTCTTGGGTTAACCTAATTGCTTTTTCTGGAAGAATATTCCTGATGCCCACTTCATCTAAATAAGTCTGAGATATTGCCCAATTCTGACAGTAGGCGCATCTAAAATTACATCCAATACTTCCCAGACTTAATGAAAGGCTGCCTGGATAAAAATGGAATAGAGGTTTTTTTTCAATTGGGTCTACAGCAATGGAGGATGCAGAAGCATAATTTTTGCTGTACAAAATTCCATTATCATTCTCTCGCATTTTACAAAAACCAGTTTTGCCATTGGATATAATACATTTACGGTTACACACATGACAGTTCAAAGCATCATTAAGCTTTTCATAAAGCATAGCTTCCTTTTTCAAGGTAAAAACCTCCACCCCTTTTTGGAAATAATTTTGAATTTAAAGCATTATTAAAAATTGAGAGATAAAGATGTTATCATTAGTTGACCAGATCTATTTAAAGTGTTCATATCCATTTTTCATTAGAATATTTGTTTTACCCTCTTTATCAATTATTTCCATCTTCCCAGAACTGGTCACTACTCCAACCTTAATAAGTCCTAAATCCTCTTTAAACTTTTCATATAGATCTTCACGGATGGTTAAAAGGAGTTCAAAATCTTCACCATAATAAAGTGCGAAATCAAGGGGATTTCTATCCAACACAGTTGCAACTTCTTCAACCTCGGGAATCAGGGGGATCATTGTCTCAAAAAGTGTTACTCCTATATTATGGGGGGATGCTTCTATTATTTCATCGATTTCACTGGCTAAACCATCAGTTATGTCGGTGGCTGCAGAGGCAATGCCCTTTTTTGCCAAGATAATTCCCTCTTTTAACTTAGCAAGTGGTTCAAGGGCATGTTTGACAACAATTTTTAATGTAGAAGGGAGGATTTGTTTTTTAAGGGATTTTTGTGCTGGTGGTGGGGCAAATAAACATTCAAATCCGGCTGCAGCTACACCCAAGGGGCCTGTGACTGCCACCACATCACCAGGGGCTGCGCCTTCTTTCATCAACACTTTTTTTTTATCAACAACTCCCAAACATGTTCCGCTGAGAATCAATTCCTCTGATTGGTTGGTATCACCACCCATGAGGCCCATTTTATAGGTGTGACACCCCTCAAGAACTCCTTTCATGATTTCATCAAACTTTTCAAGAGGGAGGTCCTGAGGCAATCCTAGAGATAATACAAAACCAATGGGTTTTGCACCCATTGCAGCTAAATCACTCACATTTACAGTTACTACTTTCATGCCCTTTTGAAATGAACTCATTTCAGTTGGGAAGTGGGAGGACTCAAGTAAAAGGTCAGATGTTATCACTAAATATTCATCACCAATATCCAGTAGTGCGGCATCATCACTAAGACTTTTAAAATAATTTTCATCAAAAAAAGGAGAATAAGGTTGAAGGATACGACTCATTGAAAGGAGTCGTTTAATAAGTTTTTTTTCACCAATATCGGATACTATGGAAGGTTCATGTGAGGTTGATTTTTTAGAAGACATAATAGTTAAAGGGCATTATCCACCCTGTCTTTTATTATGGCAGCGATTTTCGGGTCTGCACCCAAAGGTTCAG
This region includes:
- a CDS encoding UbiD family decarboxylase, whose translation is MQNFLKTIKDDFNFIEISDEVSTNLEAAGILRKYPRDVILLENIKESDIKVIAGICNTREKIAKALNTDVVGITKKIMDATKNPVPIHDQRSVQDIFHISEQPNLNKLPILTHYQRDGGPYITSGVIVAKDPDTGVRNASIHRMLLLGKDRLTARIVPRHLYTYHKRAEELDEPLELAIAIGMHPATLLATTISVPINVDELEVANNFHQGGMNLVKCENVDIEVPECEILLEGRMLPHERAEEGPFVDLTDTYDVVRQEPIIELDKMHYKEDSIYHAIMPAGFEHKLLQGLPQEPRIFNAVQNTVPTVKNVALTEGGCCWLHAVISIQKQTQGDAKNVMMAALAAHPSLKHCVVVDEDINLFDAEDVEYAIATRVRGDEDILIVPGSRGSSLDPCAKSDGTTTKMGVDATKPLDQLDKFERVSFSE
- the amrS gene encoding AmmeMemoRadiSam system radical SAM enzyme, which encodes MKKEAMLYEKLNDALNCHVCNRKCIISNGKTGFCKMRENDNGILYSKNYASASSIAVDPIEKKPLFHFYPGSLSLSLGSIGCNFRCAYCQNWAISQTYLDEVGIRNILPEKAIRLTQENHCKSISWTYNEPTMWFEYTYDSAKLAQKKDLKTVYVTNGYMSDETLDLIAPYLDAANVDLKSMSDKFYQELCQARVEPVLENIRTMHEKGIHIEITNLVIPGHNDSEEDLKSLVEFVADVDIGIPLHFTRFYPHYKMNKLSPTPVETLEKAQKMAMDAGIKYVYVGNVPGSNGENTNCPECKELLIERDGFHIVNNKLKKDKCPECGAKIDIVI
- the thiL gene encoding thiamine-phosphate kinase, translating into MSSKKSTSHEPSIVSDIGEKKLIKRLLSMSRILQPYSPFFDENYFKSLSDDAALLDIGDEYLVITSDLLLESSHFPTEMSSFQKGMKVVTVNVSDLAAMGAKPIGFVLSLGLPQDLPLEKFDEIMKGVLEGCHTYKMGLMGGDTNQSEELILSGTCLGVVDKKKVLMKEGAAPGDVVAVTGPLGVAAAGFECLFAPPPAQKSLKKQILPSTLKIVVKHALEPLAKLKEGIILAKKGIASAATDITDGLASEIDEIIEASPHNIGVTLFETMIPLIPEVEEVATVLDRNPLDFALYYGEDFELLLTIREDLYEKFKEDLGLIKVGVVTSSGKMEIIDKEGKTNILMKNGYEHFK